The following coding sequences lie in one Allorhizobium pseudoryzae genomic window:
- a CDS encoding superoxide dismutase family protein gives MKSKIITAAAMFALMSGGTALGQDTAPSSAKFVDAKGEQAGTAELTAAAAGGVLIRMEISGLPAEQWVAVHVHETGECDASTQHESAGGHFNPGSKAHGYQSADGPHAGDMPNQYVGTDGVLRTEIHNPMISLDKNETGVIGRALMVHAKRDDYKSQPSGDAGQRLACGVIR, from the coding sequence ATGAAAAGCAAAATCATAACGGCGGCGGCCATGTTCGCTCTGATGTCGGGAGGTACTGCCTTGGGACAGGACACCGCTCCGTCCTCGGCGAAGTTCGTCGATGCGAAGGGCGAGCAGGCCGGCACGGCGGAACTGACCGCGGCTGCGGCTGGCGGCGTGCTCATCCGGATGGAGATCAGCGGCTTGCCGGCCGAGCAATGGGTGGCTGTCCACGTGCATGAAACCGGCGAATGCGATGCCTCGACCCAGCATGAATCGGCGGGTGGTCATTTCAACCCTGGTTCGAAGGCACATGGCTATCAGTCGGCCGATGGTCCGCATGCGGGCGATATGCCGAATCAGTATGTCGGGACGGATGGCGTCCTGCGGACGGAAATCCACAATCCGATGATCTCGCTGGACAAGAACGAGACGGGTGTCATCGGTCGCGCGCTGATGGTGCATGCGAAGCGGGATGACTACAAGAGCCAGCCGTCGGGAGATGCCGGACAGCGTCTGGCCTGCGGCGTTATCCGCTAA